One part of the Solanum dulcamara chromosome 3, daSolDulc1.2, whole genome shotgun sequence genome encodes these proteins:
- the LOC129882355 gene encoding protein DEFECTIVE IN EXINE FORMATION 1: protein MKTRVFILCFLILSSNFSHLRSEETKTNKFREREATDDSSAYPNIDEDELLNTQCPQHLELRWQTEVSSSVYASPLIADINSDGKLEVVVPSFVHYLEVLEGSDGDKLPGWPAFHQSTVHSSPLLYDIDKDGVREIGLATYNGEVLFFRVSGYLMSDKLEIPRLKVKKNWYAGLSSVPVDRSHPDVHDDQLIQEHLMESVARHNASSHGGNHSDSTASAVHNETHSVLEEVHHDASNASISLPSEVSHDNSSNLEDQKGKNNSLGDAETNMVNLNNSILSSENEKIRNLENGTNTVRRLLEDDVSKRSEEDVQAATVENEEGLEADADSSFELFRDSDELADEYNYDYDDYVDEHAWESEEFQEPEHEKVEDYVNIDAHVLCTPVIADIDNDGVSEMIVAVSYFFDHEYYQNSEHLKELGDIEIGKYVSGGIVVFNLDTKQVKWTQQLDLSTDSGNFRPYIHSSPTVVDLDGDGNLDILVGTSYGLFYVLDHKGKVRDKFPLEMADIQGAVVAADINDDGKIELVTTDSHGNVAAWTAQGTEIWEKHLKSLIPQGPAVGDVDGDGHTDIVVPTVSGNIYVLSGKDGSIIRPYPYRTHGRVMNQVLLVDLTKRGQRKKGLTIVTTSFDGYLYLIDGPTSCADVVDIGETSYSMVLADNVDGGDDLDLIVTTMNGNVFCFSTPSQHHPLKSWISTNQGRNNAAYRLDREGVYVTPSSRAFRDEEGKSFWVEIEIFDRYRYPSGSQAPYNVTVSLLVPGNYQGDRTIKQNKIFNQPGKHRLMLPTVAVRTTGTVLVEMVDKNGLYFSDDFSLTFHFYYYKLLKWLLVLPMLGMFGVLVILRPQEAMPLPSFSRNTNL from the exons ATGAAAACTAGGGTTTTTATACTCTGTTTTCTCATCCTTTCGTCGAATTTCTCTCATTTGCGATCAGAGGAAACGAAGACTAACAAATTCCGAGAACGCGAAGCTACAGATGATTCCAGTGCTTATCCAAATAT AGATGAGGATGAATTGCTGAATACACAATGCCCCCAGCATTTGGAACTAAGATGGCAGACAGAAGTTAGTTCTAGCGTGTATGCCTCGCCCTTGATAGCTGATATTAACAG TGATGGGAAGCTTGAGGTTGTAGTTCCCTCTTTTGTTCATTACTTGGAAGTTCTGGAAGGTTCTGATGGAGATAAACTGCCAG GATGGCCAGCTTTTCATCAATCTACTGTTCATTCCAGTCCTTTACTGTATGACATTGACAAGGATGGAGTGAGGGAGATAGGTTTGGCCACCTACAATGGTGAGGTGCTCTTTTTCAG GGTGTCAGGATACTTGATGTCTGATAAACTTGAGATTCCCCGGTTGAAGGTCAAAAAGAATTGGTATGCGGGTTTGAGTTCAGTCCCTGTGGACCGTTCTCATCCGGACGTCCATGATGACCAACTAATCCAGGAGCATCTGATGGAATCTGTAGCCC gtCATAATGCATCTAGTCACGGTGGCAACCATTCAGACTCTACGGCATCGGCAGTTCACAATGAGACACATTCTGTTCTGGAAGAAGTCCACCATGATGCATCTAATGCTTCAATATCTTTGCCATCAGAAGTTTCACATGACAACTCTTCTAATTTAGAGGAccaaaagggaaaaaataaCAGTCTAGGTGATGCAGAAACTAACATGGTTAACTTGAACAATAGTATTCTGAGTTctgaaaatgagaaaattaggAATTTGGAGAACGGAACCAATACTGTAAGAAGGCTTCTTGAAGATGATGTGTCAAAAAGATCTGAGGAAGATGTTCAAGCTGCAACTGTGGAAAATGAAGAAGGTCTAGAAGCAGATGCTGATTCATCTTTTGAGTTATTTCGTGACAGTGATGAGTTGGCAGATGAGTATAATTACGACTATGATGATTATGTTGATGAGCATGCGTGGGAAAGTGAAGAATTTCAGGAGCCAGAACATGAGAAAGTAGAGGATTATGTGAATATTGATGCTCATGTTTTATGTACCCCT GTCATAGCTGACATTGATAATGATGGGGTGTCAGAGATGATTGTTGCAGTTTCCTATTTCTTTGACCATGA GTACTACCAAAATTCAGAGCATTTGAAGGAGCTTGGAGACATTGAAATTGGAAAATATGTATCTGGTGGTATTGTTGTTTTTAATCTAGATACCAAGCAAGTTAAATGGACTCAACAGCTGGACCTAAGTACTGACTCAGGGAACTTCCGTCCCTACATACACTCTTCCCCTACGGTAGTTGATTTGGATGGTGATGGAAATTTGGACATTCTAGTTGGGACCTCTTATGGCTTGTTTTATGTCTTGGATCACAAGG GGAAGGTGAGGGATAAGTTTCCTCTTGAAATGGCTGACATCCAAGGAGCGGTAGTTGCAGCTGATATAAATGATGATGGCAAGATTGAACTAGTTACTACAGATTCACATGGCAATGTTGCTGCATGGACTGCACAGGGCACAGAAATTTGGGAAAAGCATCTTAAAAGCCTTATTCCACAG GGACCTGCCGTTGGTGATGTGGATGGAGATGGCCATACCGATATCGTTGTTCCAACAGTTTCAGGGAATATTTATGTTCTGAGTGGCAAGGATGGCTCCATTATACGCCCATATCCTTACAGGACTCATGGTAGAGTGATGAATCAAGTTCTTCTTGTTGACTTGACTAAACGTGGGCAGAGGAAAAAAGGGCTTACAATCGTCACTACATCATTTGATGGTTACTTGTACCTCATAGACGGACCTACATCATGTGCTGATGTTGTAGATATTGGTGAAACATC ATACAGCATGGTCTTGGCTGACAATGTTGATGGTGGAGATGACCTCGATCTTATTGTGACTACCATGAATGGCAATGTCTTCTGTTTCTCGACACCTTCTCAGCATCATCCCCTCAAG TCATGGATATCAACTAACCAAGGGAGAAATAATGCTGCATACCGATTAGATCGTGAGGGAGTCTATGTTACTCCATCATCAAGAGCTTTCCGCGATGAAGAaggcaagagcttttgggttgaaatagaaatatttgataggTACAGATACCCATCTGGATCTCAAGCTCCATATAATGTCACG GTGAGTTTGTTAGTACCTGGCAATTACCAAGGTGATAGAACTATTAAGCAAAATAAGATATTTAATCAACCTGGAAAACATCGGCTTATGCTACCAACTGTTGCTGTGAGGACTACTG